From Coffea arabica cultivar ET-39 chromosome 2e, Coffea Arabica ET-39 HiFi, whole genome shotgun sequence, the proteins below share one genomic window:
- the LOC113732450 gene encoding putative disease resistance RPP13-like protein 1 — MALALVGGSFLSAFLQVLFDRMASPEFLNLFRKRKADDELLKKLKNNLLAVGAVLDDAENKEISNQAVKEWLVELHEIVYQADDLLDEINTEVLRVQVESEYQSSTNILASASTYFSSFSNQFFKRIMPDIEKVVISLEGFIQQINPLGLQVVEPKIRSYRLPSTSLVDEDSVYGRDIDKEKIFQLLLSEDNRGDDIAVVPIVGQGGIGKTTLVQLVYNDKRVKNYFPTKAWVCVSEEYDATRITKELLRELGISFSDSSESLNSLQVKLQQGLTDKKFLLVLDDVWNDDYDDWDKLKMLVKGGSEGSKIIVTTRDERIALMMSRKMSIHYLDLLSEEDSWVLFEKHAFGCKDNEIRPELEVIGKKIVNKCEGLPLAVKTIAGLLRSRSTVEEWEEILRNDLWNQTRNPNGILPALRLSYMHLPSHLKRCFAYCAVFHKDFWFSKQEIIQLWHANGLLEHPRNNESIEDIGGVYLRELRLRSLLWQSIDNTFSMHDLINDLARFVSGKYCLRLEDHYPGYGTTASVRNFTYYPSMYDTFDKLKLLREAKSLRTFYPVCRSNFAFGDEIISNKFLHDVLPRFKSLRVLSLYNRSILKLPDSFRHFKQLRILNLSHTPIEKLPDWICTLYNLQTLLLSDCKHLEELPKDLGKLINLCFLDISGVPLKKMPMKMGRLKNLQVLTAFVAGKDYGLTIEELGKLPMLGGKLLISGLEKISGGREASMANIKGKNQLESLTLKWNDDGNGSQVARDVLDGLQPHSSIKHLKINGYCGTRFPNWLETPSFCHIESISLMNCEYCLSLPALGQLQSLKSLEIVGMSNISALTEDMYYGDNCEIKPFPSLRIFKIENMQQLEKWDIPEGEVFCSLENLSIMDCPKLVGELPKQLSSLKILEISGCDRFVLSNGRLSILEEHIQQLSSLRQLTVSRMENLKELSPELNKFACLEWLKIRDCDSIKVVSLGLFPMLKDVHIDTCKSMEMLSVPPRGIGNQSSILTSLQSLLIWDCDNLMSFPDEGLPAPNLKSMRIGRCKKLKSLPARMESLLPSLQRLTLIRCPEIERFPEGGLPTSLRTLWITSCKKLLTSPREWDLMRLPCLRSLSVHVMDEAIESFPNEDWLLPCTLEDLKLFLSENIKTLNYSGLQHLTSLQSLVITECSLLQWLPEEGLPASLTKLEIRGCPLLKPRLEWEKGRDWSKVAHIPCIIVDNELIP, encoded by the coding sequence ATGGCTCTTGCATTAGTCGGAGGCTCTTTTCTCTCTGCTTTCCTTCAAGTGCTGTTTGATAGGATGGCGTCCCCAGAGTTCCTGAATTTGTTTCGTAAGCGAAAAGCTGATGATGAACTcctcaagaagctcaagaacaaCTTACTGGCAGTTGGAGCAGTGCTTGATGACGCAGAAAACAAGGAAATAAGCAACCAAGCCGTCAAGGAATGGCTTGTGGAGCTTCATGAAATTGTTTACCAGGCAGATGATTTGCTCGATGAGATCAACACTGAAGTTCTGCGAGTTCAGGTAGAATCCGAGTACCAAAGCTCAACCAACATCCTGGCAAGTGCTTCCACTTATTTTTCATCTTTCAGTAATCAGTTCTTTAAAAGGATTATGCCTGATATAGAAAAAGTTGTGATTAGCCTGGAGGGATTTATACAGCAAATCAATCCCTTAGGTTTGCAAGTTGTTGAACCGAAAATACGATCATATCGACTGCCTTCGACTTCTTTGGTCGATGAGGACTCTGTTTATGGTAGAGATATTGACAAGGAGAAGATATTCCAATTGTTGTTGTCTGAGGATAACAGGGGAGACGATATCGCTGTAGTTCCAATAGTTGGACAAGGTGGGATTGGTAAGACTACCTTGGTCCAATTGGTTTACAATGATAAGAGGGTGAAGAATTATTTCCCTACCAAGGCATGGGTTTGTGTATCAGAAGAGTATGATGCTACCAGGATAACAAAGGAACTCCTTAGGGAACTTGGCATTTCATTCTCTGATTCCAGTGAGAGTTTGAATTCCCTCCAGGTTAAGCTACAACAAGGCCTAACCGATAAAAAGTTTCTTCTTGTACTGGATGATGTTTGGAATGATGACTACGATGACTGGGATAAATTGAAGATGCTGGTCAAAGGTGGTTCTGAGGGAAGTAAGATAATTGTGACAACAAGAGATGAGAGAATTGCACTTATGATGAGTCGTAAAATGTCAATTCATTATTTGGATTTGTTATCTGAGGAGGATTCTTGGGTCTTATTTGAGAAACATGCATTTGGATGCAAAGACAATGAAATACGGCCAGAACTTGAAGtgataggaaaaaaaattgtgaaCAAGTGTGAAGGGTTGCCTTTGGCTGTGAAAACAATTGCAGGGCTTTTGCGTTCAAGAAGCACGGTTGAGGAGTGGGAAGAGATTTTAAGAAATGATTTATGGAACCAGACAAGAAATCCGAATGGCATCTTGCCAGCGTTGAGATTAAGTTACATGCATCTTCCTTCCCATCTAAAAAGGTGCTTTGCTTACTGTGCTGTGTTTCATAAAGATTTCTGGTTTTCTAAACAGGAAATAATTCAGTTATGGCATGCTAATGGACTTTTGGAGCACCCAAGAAATAATGAAAGTATTGAAGACATAGGTGGAGTGTACTTGCGGGAATTGAGATTGAGGTCATTGTTGTGGCAGTCAATTGACAATACATTCTCTATGCACGATCTTATCAATGATTTGGCTAGATTTGTTTCTGGAAAATATTGTCTCAGGTTGGAAGATCATTACCCGGGCTATGGTACAACAGCTAGTGTACGTAACTTCACATATTATCCTAGCATGTATGACACATTTGATAAGCTTAAACTCTTGAGGGAGGCCAAGAGTTTAAGAACATTCTATCCAGTTTGTAGGAGTAACTTTGCTTTCGGAGATGAAATAATAAGCAACAAATTTTTACATGATGTGTTACCCAGATTCAAGTCCTTAAGGGTTCTATCATTGTACAATCGAAGTATACTTAAGTTGCCTGACTCGTTTAGGCATTTCAAGCAACTTCGAATCCTGAATCTGTCTCATACACCCATAGAAAAGCTACCGGACTGGATATGTACCTTGTACAATCTACAAACTTTGTTGTTGTCAGATTGCAAACACCTTGAGGAGTTGCCCAAAGATCTAGGAAAGCTAATTAATTTGTGTTTTCTAGATATTAGTGGGGTCCCGCTGAAGAAAATGCCAATGAAAATGGGTAGACTGAAAAACCTTCAAGTTTTAACTGCTTTTGTGGCAGGCAAGGACTATGGTTTGACAATTGAGGAGTTGGGAAAACTTCCTATGCTTGGCGGTAAGCTACTCATTTCTGGGCTGGAAAAAATTTCTGGTGGAAGAGAAGCATCAATGGCAAACATAAAGGGCAAGAACCAGCTTGAAAGTTTAACTTTGAAGTGGAATGATGATGGTAATGGTTCGCAAGTTGCCAGAGATGTGCTTGATGGTCTACAGCCTCATTCAAGTATAAAACATTTGAAAATCAATGGATATTGTGGGACAAGATTTCCTAACTGGCTCGAAACCCCTTCATTTTGCCATATAGAATCCATAAGTCTGATGAATTGTGAATATTGCTTAAGCTTGCCCGCACTTGGGCAGCTTCAGTCCTTGAAATCCCTTGAAATTGTTGGAATGAGTAACATATCAGCCTTGACTGAAGACATGTATTATGGGGACAATTGTGAAATTAAACCTTTTCCATCTCTCAGAATATTCAAGATTGAGAATATGCAACAGTTGGAGAAATGGGATATACCAGAAGGTGAAGTCTTTTGCAGTCTTGAAAACCTCTCTATAATGGATTGTCCCAAACTCGTCGGAGAATTGCCCAAACAACTTTCATCACTCAAAATACTGGAGATATCTGGGTGTGACAGGTTTGTGCTCAGTAATGGTCGATTGAGCATCTTGGAGGAACACATTCAACAACTCTCATCTCTTCGTCAATTGACTGTTTCACGCATGGAGAATTTGAAAGAGCTATCCCCAGAACTGAACAAGTTTGCCTGTCTTGAGTGGTTGAAAATTAGAGATTGTGACTCTATCAAAGTTGTCTCGCTTGGCTTGTTCCCCATGCTAAAAGATGTTCACATTGATACCTGCAAGAGTATGGAGATGCTGTCCGTTCCTCCACGTGGAATTGGGAATCAAAGTAGTATTCTAACTTCACTTCAATCCTTGTTGATCTGGGACTGTGATAATCTAATGTCTTTTCCAGATGAGGGATTGCCAGCTCCCAACTTAAAGTCGATGCGCATCGGGCGTTGCAAGAAGCTCAAGTCACTGCCGGCAAGGATGGAATCACTTCTTCCATCTCTTCAACGACTCACATTAATCCGTTGTCCAGAAATTGAGCGCTTTCCAGAGGGGGGTTTGCCCACCAGCCTACGAACACTTTGGATTACCTCTTGTAAAAAGCTCCTGACGAGTCCAAGAGAGTGGGATTTGATGAGACTCCCCTGCCTCCGATCCTTGTCCGTTCATGTCATGGATGAAGCAATAGAGTCCTTTCCAAACGAGGACTGGCTGCTGCCTTGCACTCTTGAAGATCTCAAACTCTTCCTAAGTGAGAATATCAAAACACTAAACTATTCGGGTCTTCAGCACCTCACCTCTCTTCAAAGTCTAGTAATCACTGAGTGCAGTCTCCTCCAGTGGCTGCCAGAAGAGGGACTGCCTGCCTCCCTCACTAAACTGGAAATCAGGGGCTGTCCACTGCTGAAACCAAGGTTAGAATGGGAGAAAGGACGAGACTGGTCCAAGGTTGCCCACATCCCCTGCATAATAGTCGATAACGAATTGATCCCATGA